From Alligator mississippiensis isolate rAllMis1 chromosome 1, rAllMis1, whole genome shotgun sequence:
GATCGTAGGCTAGAGGCTGCTAAACTGTGAACAGGTGGCTTCTCATACTGTTCTGgctgttcctcctcctcttcaccaAGATCACTTTAGAAATACTGAGAGTACTTCAGGTGCCACTTTTCCATTCAAGCAATTACCAAAGGCTTATTGCATAATTGTGAATGGAAGGGAAGAACATTTGAGGTTTTGTACATGGAAAGGATCTTGTCTATTCTTGGTGAATATTTGAGACTTGATATATGAGAATCCCTGGTCCAGGTGATGAGGCACACAGTGAATGTTAGTTGGTGGCAGAAGCCTTCTATAAGAACTAGATGGTAACACTTTTAACATGTGTGCACTTTTCCAAATCAGGCACTTGAGAATGGCTATGAAGTTACATTCCGAGAACCAGAAACACAATGGAAATTCGATGTTCAGAAGCTGGCAAGGTATACCTTTTCCCTCTTAATGAATCTGGTTATTTCTTATTTAGTACCATGTTTCAGCTGTGAAAAAACAGGATTGTAAAATGCACTTTCCTCTTCAGATAGTCTAAGAAACAGTCCAATAATGAACTATTCAAGAATAGTGGAGGGATAATTTAATATATTCAACATCAGAGGATACTAGCTGCCCTGAACAGTGTCAGGAAAGAGAAATCAATTTACACTGTAAGCTTCTATTTGGGCTGCAAGTtgtgggcggggggaggaggaagaagaggaagggcATTTGTGTAATGTTTCCTTCAGTGGGCTCATGGTTCATGACTAATGCTATGATCTAGACATtgcagtaatacaaataatatcTACAGGTTCCAACGTGAAATCTAACTACAACATGGCTTCATATAATTCAGGAAGGCAGGTAGTAGGAGAGCAgctgttttaaaaatcattaagAAATCAGTTCCCAAAGGATTATTTGTATTGGATCTCAAATAACACATGCAAGAGTGTTGTACCCTTCCCTTCTTTCAGCAGTGCTCCCTTCTTTCCGTCCCCTTTCcgtcatttgtatttaaattacctTAGTCCTTTTTCTTTAGTATCACTGcattctgcaagtccattcataccATCAGATGAGGTAGACTATGAGCCTACCAAAGCTCATGTCTCTTTGAACCAGTTAATCTAccaggtgccacactgccctgcctacATACGGGATGGATACATTAGCCCACAAAGCATTTATGTTCTACCTTGTTTGATCTCATAAGCACAATATTGTTTACTTTACATGATTtttagatgatgatgatttattTACATGACTGTAATAGCTCCGAACCTTTGTCAAGGAGCCATGTGGTTTCCCATTGTGCTAAGTGCTGTACACACAAATACTGAGGAGGACCGTCCTTGCCCCAGAGAGCTTGTAGTTCAAGCATCAGACAGGACTTGAcatggagaaaagagaaagatgcTTTGGGGATGGGGAAGAATATGGTAGTAAAACAGAGTTTATCAGCAATATAGAAGTCTTGGCTCACCACTTgtcttaccagtgccaaatagtaGTGATTTGCAGGCATGACAGTAGAAGTgggtctagttgggaggaggtatcaagtattAATGCCTTGTAATATTTCTTAACTGTCTTATGGTTGGTATTTGTTTTATCAATTAGTGAAGGATCTGGAGATCTAATAGGCTGTCAAGATTACTAAATCCAGACTCTGTCTTTAAGATTGGCCTTTCAGGCATGCTCCTAGGGCAGAGACTCCAAAGCCACAGACCCATGGCTTTTTCTTAGCATGAGAGAGACACATCCCAACTGCCCTACCATGTCAAAACTAATGCGGACCACCTGAGTCTGCTGTACATTGGGACATGCCTTTTCCAGAACTTTGCTCAGGTGGTACCATGGTTTACTGTCTCACTTCTTGAGGACTTTGTAACCTTTAAAGCAAAGAACACACAGACTTTACCAACTCACAAAATACAAGAGATACACTGCTCTATGGCAAAGCACCAAACCCCTGTGAACCAagaccctgcctcagtttccgcaccctgcttgagaattcTTTGGAGTCTATGCATCACTCCTGGAGCCCAGAAACCTTCTGCACCCTTTTTTCTTCTTGTCTAAACTTCTCCTCTTCTGTTCCAAACTCACGTCACTATAGAGAAATATCCCTTCTAACACTTGTCTCACTTACTTATCCTTCGCCTGAGGTCCTTTCAATCTTCAGTGCTTTGTGTTTGTTACAGCAAACCAGTTAAGTCATTAACCTGTAGGAGTCTCCActgtcctgctggggccctggATCTGATCTAGACAGTGTATGGCTCTTTAGACATGGGCAaaaaacatacaaacaaacaaacaaaccccctctcccccacaaacacacagacCTTGACACCTGCATGGGTTGGTCACATACTTGTGGGCTCTCTGCAACTACTGTCTGTCCTTCTGCAGATGGATAGACAATCGTTCCTGAGGGTTCATTAGCTTCTTGTATCCGTGTAACAGAAACCACGATGGCAATCAGCACACACGCTTCCCGTGCTCGTCACAGCAGAAGCTGTGGACCTTGTCATAGACAATTCACCTAACTTTATATCCTGGCTGCCTACAAAAATATTTGGGTTATATGTCAGAGTGAAGCAGCCAAAAATAGCTTTGAGAAAATAGATAGCAGCCAACTGCAAGGCAGTCAAGTGTTGGACCTGGCTCTCAGAGACAAGAATGGATGCTTTACTAAATGGAGCAAGAGGGTTAGCAACATCAAGCCAATGCACTTAAAGGGCTAAAAAACTgaatttttatattaattttgatTCTATAGAAGAAATACTCATCAGGTCCCAAGAGAAAAAATACAGCGGATGAAAGAACAGTACGAGCATGGTGTTACCGTCGAAACTGTGCTTCAGTCTGAACAACCCAGGAGAGATGTTGGAAATTCTAGTGGACCAAATGCAGCTCTCAGCGCTGGGGCTTACTCCAATTCACATCCAGCATTTTCAAACAGAAGAGCATATGACACACATACAAGTCAAAGATCATATAACAGGAGAGGTGGATTCCACAATGTATTTTAGTATTTCACCAATGTATGAAAGACCATTTTGCAGTTTTCTAAGCCATTTTTACTGagttttttgggctttttggttTACTAAATCTTTAAATCAGGTATCAATGCTTTTAAATTTACATACTGTAACGCAAGAGCATTCAGTTATGGAATCTAAGACTACTAAGCCTACTGTAAACTCTTCCCTTTCCCGCTAAACCCGTGTTCATTAATTTCTCTCGTTTTGTCATGTCATAGCTGTAGACTGTGAATTCTCCAGGGCAGATTTGGTGTCCGTAACCTGCCATATTACTTGTATTGCAACTTGTCTCCCAGAcccactctctctcctttttcccttGTGTCCAGTCTCTCACTAAACCAGCCTCTTCTTTGTCTCCAATACTTTCCAGTTCCAACCTTTCTTCAAAGTTCTTGGGACCAAACCGTTGTTCAGGCTGTGGTCATTTCTAGTCTCCCCACTTTCTTATGCCTGGTCTCCTGGCTTCACCATTCTTCTCTTTCCAGCTTTCCCAAACCTTAGCTAACAATGTACAGTGCTCTTTGAATCCCTCTATTGGTTTCCTGTCTTACTGCTGTAAAAAGGCTCAACATAACCATCTGCCCACCCATGTCTTTTGTTACCTTGATTCAGGCTTTTCTTACTCTTCATTTTACTTTACACTGTGGCTCCTCCATAAAGACAGATATTGTCTGGGTGTATCTGCCAAGTGCTACCTCTCCTCCTTCAGATCCCATTAAGTCTCTCCTCCCTTTTCTCATTAATAGTCACCACCTCACTCCTTTTCCTGAACTGATAATCTGTATATCTTGCCTTATACTATAAAGTTTTAAGAATAGGGGCgtctttgttttaaaatgtagtatACATTGTATGTGATAGCACTAATTTTTTATTAATAGTAGAAATAGAAAAAATGTACACAGTGGAGACCATCACAAGCCATGAGAACTTGAGCGATGCATTGAAGACAATTAAATGAGGCACTTTGTCTTTCAACCTAAATGCTGACAGGGCAGAGCTTTATTGTGTGCAATGTATGCACTTGGTGTGAAACATCTGTTGGGTATATATTTACCCATGTGTCTTTGGATACAGAGAGACTGGTGTGGCTAACAACATCTGATCTTTTTGTCTATTGTCCCAGGCAAGAACAGGCCAGAATGTTTCTTAATCAACTGCTCCATCTTGCTGAACCATAACTCACCCACATTGTGTGTCAAATGAGCATTAAGCTTGGTCGAACTTTCCATATCATGCGCACTCCTATGAAACTGTGCTTGCAGAACAAGGcacaaagtgaaaataaaaacatCATGATGGAAAGCAGACCGGTTACAGCCTACGCCAAATCTCGAAGATGCTAGACGAGAGGTTTTGGGTGCCGCTACTGATCCGATTTCTAGTATATTGTGGAGAGTGGTAAGTCCTTTGctgtgaaaggggagggggaagagaagggggggcaaatcaactcctcctcctccacagtgagggagggggcaggggcgcAGGCATGGTTCATCGGAGGTGTGAGGGGGGTGGATTCTGCTGCTGGCttacaccccaggagggcaagggggcgtgtgcccctggatctgtccGGAGTgagatgggctgcagctgcaggctgttcTGGGCTCTTCTTGCCAGAGGCTGTGCTCAGAagagggactgcagccaccccaaatctTGCCATAGctacctcccagtgctgctgccacacattcaacgcagccctggctcaacccACACCTCCCCCCACGTGGGGCGCAGGATGGGGGTACAGCTCCCTACCAGCGCTGCCACTTCCACATGCCTGGCACAGTCCCgactcttcccctgcctccttccacacACCggaaagagccagggctgcgccaggcGTGCAGAGGCAGCGGTAGagggagctgcccccacaccccGATGAGCCAtgcctctgtcccatgccccacatggggggaggcaggggttgagtcgggaagagccagggcagtgccaaGTGCATGGTGGCGTGGGGAGGGAGTTGCCCCCGCTCTCCCTTGAGCCACATCTCTGTCCCACGCCCTGTGGGGGGGTTGAGCCAggaagagccggggctgtgctAAAATACaccatggtggcagcactgggagggagctacagcaaaatttggggtggcttcaGCCCCCTCTATAGTACCTGCTCCAAGCTCAGCCCTTAGTGAgaaaagcctggcacagcctgcagctgcagctcaccccgggcagatccagaggcacatacCCCTCtgtggtgcaagcagcagcaggaacccctccctccccacaatgaACCAcgcctgcaccctgccctggctaggcagtgcctgcctcttcaacccctccccctgcagcgaGGGATGGGGATctgcccaccatgccccttcccctacaccagacttaccagctggaggcagctctccatgctgctgggctctgctcctcagtggctgcacacatgcatggcatttattggccaaattatctcCCCCATCagaccaatttctgatacagccaattttctttatatcagtactgatctgatatcagaccaatcTACAGTGCACCTGTAATGGAAAGGTATGTTTCCATACTGTACAAATGGCGTAGTCATTCTCTCTGACGTACATGGACTTTAAAGAAGAGGATAAGGCCACTTCATTGAGATCCTTTATAGTCATTGTCACATTGTCCTGTCAATGTAACAAAATCACTGCTGCCTTCCAACAACTTAACACAACCAAGCATAGAAAAAATAAGGAATATAAACTACTCTGGGATTAACACCTCAGATTTCACCTCTTCTGCCCTGACCGGTTTAAGAGAATCCCTGGGATTCTGGATTCAGCCTCTAAACAACCTACACACATTTCTAACTACTCTCCTAATAGTCCAACAGAGTGAACAAGTGTTCTATGCTAAATAATCCCTTAAGCTCCAGATAAGGGCTCACTACTGACATGTCAGAACTGCAACAACACAGGCACTACTGTAATGCACAAGCAAATAAATGATCCGTAGAGATAATAGATTGCAGTGATTCTTACCGAAGTCTTGGAAGTTTTATTGCACATATAAAATTACATTTATTAaacttttccttttgaaataaCATTATTAAAGACAAGCAGATACTATATGTTTCTAGCATGCAAATtgtaaaaatattcatttaaatcCAAAATATATACATTATTATGTACTTACATTCAATAGTATTTGCGTTTTTTACGCCTTTGTAGTTTTTTTGGGACTGTGAATGAACTCTCAGTTTTACTTGTCTCCTTCTCAAGAGCCTCAGTTCCTTCAGTACTATTTTGTGAAGTATTTGTTCCTGCAGCAGACATTGGAGAATTACCATGTACAAGGTGGTCTGATGAATCCCTGGACGCAGCACTGATAGTTTTTTCTGTGtaatcagttttcttttctttgggcAAATTACACAAGAGTGCTTGTGTATTAATCATTGCAAGTTCTTCATCAGCAATCAAGTCAGTCTCAGCAAGAGGGGTAATTTCATTCAATCTTTTAAGAGCTGTGATGTGAACAGTGTCGTGGTTTGTTCCCTTCGATGATTTGCTACACTGGAAATCAGAACTTCGTGGTGGCTGAAATGCCTTTTTCAAAGATGGAGAAACAATTGAATAGACTGGTgtcaatgggggagggggagggatctGGCTGAGGAGGTCCATTGCTTTTCTCTTTTTGCAGTTCTTGGGGTAGTCTTCATTAGGAGTATGTGGAATCATCTTTGCTAAGCCTTGTGGAGCAAGTTTCATATCTGGTTTGCTGACTGACAGTGGGCTTTGATACTTCATTTCACTATTTGGAAAGGATGTCTgattaaggaaagaaaaaaaaaagaaatgtatgaTTTTTGTGCATGGACAAGGCCAGAACCCTTCCCATTCGTCACAATTAATGCACCAGACTGGCATTCCACGGGGAATGAAATAACTAAGAAGTAAACTtgctaaccaaaaaaaaaaaaaaaaaatcaaacaccatATTAACTTAATTACCTCAATTTGTTACACCAACAACCTAAAACTGAACCAATAATATTGTGCACCACATGTCTGAGTGAAAGTGACTATCCATCTCAAACTGAAGTTACTACAAAAATCAAAATGCTGTGAATTAGATGCATATTAAGACAACATTTGGATCCAGCATACTGTAAATATACAGTAGAAGAAAATAGTAAGAGTATGCAAAGTATGTATGAAAAAGGCAGCAAGGACAGAGTTCTGTATAATCTAATGCAGTGGCTCCCAATCTTTTTGGACTGTAGCCTTAATTCAGGGATTATAATTTGAATGCTTGTTAGCTTGTGGTCACATCATATACAACATCCAGTCTGAGCCCAGATAGGGTCATGCTCTGGGACCTGCAACCCTGTTTTCCAAGACAGAGTTCTTGGTTCCTAGTTCAGGAAACATTGCTCcattatactgtatttacttgaatgcaGGATGAGGCTGTCCCCCCCAATTTAACATGGGGGCGGGGAAaacccctcatcttagatttgagtacaagtAGAGGAGTAGGCAGGCAGCTGTTGTGGCTCTGACTGTAGCCCTGATGCCAACCTtgggctggagtcagagctgcagcagccacctggctctcctgcctctgcctccctctctGCCACCACTTAccatccccagcaccagccctgctgtggcctgGAGTATAGAACACAtttggctccagccctggcctggccacacAGTAGTggttgtggtggcagcagctttggCCCTagagctgggccagagctgccaccactgctgtgtgggaggtgggggtaggCAGAGGGTAGGaagcaggcattgggggggggtggggggggcaagaggggatgaatttaagatgaccccctaatagctggattttatacatggaatactataaacaaatttatacatttttcatatatagaacctaattattaaGGAGTTGTCTTATACACTCAAAGTTATCTTGGATTAGGGTAAATATGGTACCCTCAATAATAAGCAGTTAGCAAAACAATAAGGTATGGGGGAGACAAGCAGCAAGAGAAGAAAAGGTAATAAGAgtgtttttgaaaatggaaagagATATAATAATCATCAGCAAAATGAATATAAGGGTCTGAACACACCTTAATGAAGgcgcgggcaattatttcgggcagagggctgcttacccagttttggcaggctgtggagGGCCCCATCAGTAGcctcgccccttgacaggtgccctgcctcctggtcaccatcttgggaccactGTCCCAATGTCTTGGTCCCGTGTCCTGCACTAGTGGGGCCtaaagcagggcgcaggctggcaggggtctgtggagctgggctgggctgcaccaggagggagaggggagagctggcccggctccatagagcccctgccggctgggacctggcgctcctgccaccctgctctgggccccaccggcgctggccctggggcactgatGCGGGCCCCGTGTTCCTGCTGGCTCCTgcgcccactcacacccagtgcccccagccccatggtacaggcggggtgcagcacagagccccgatcccctgctcgctggcagggaagaagctggtgctgagtgcaggaaaAAGTgacccctcgcctgccccatggccagcactccctgctgcaggtgctcgcagcccacacgggtttgtctggagcaggcacaggcagccccatgcggacTGCAAGCGGCTACAGCACGGTGCTTTGGCCATGGGGcgagcaaggggctgcttttccccatgctcagcaccagcttgtaacccggccccactgccagcctgggctctgtgccagctCCGGGCTCGCCCTTCAGTAAGAGAATGGTTTCAAGCTAAACTTAAGCAGATGAAAGCCTTTTACTCCATGGGTACAAGTAGATCTTGATAAAGAGTTTCCATTTTTAGGAAATGTTTTTTAGAAGAACTTCTATTCTTCGCATCTTAATCACACCCTTGTAAACCACATGAAAAAACTGCACTGCTTTCCCCCTAACGTGCAGCATTTTTGTCTGTTTTGGTGTTTTATCTTCAGTAACGAAGAACTCTCCTTTCATGCTGAAATCTAGAAAACTTAGTTGAATGCAATTCATGTGGTTTCTCACTCAAAGCCCCAGCTTTAcaattttcttattttcttgAGCACTGGGAAGGGAAACTGAAATGGTGGTTTTAATACTTTTCCAGACCCTTTAAGAATTAGATTGTGGGACATATCTTTCACTAGTCTCTAGGTTAACggttctcaatgtttttggaGTCAAGGTAGTCCCTAACAGGACTCcgctggactccttcaaaaattTTGTGAATCGAGGGGCAGTGTTCGCATCCTTGCAGAAGGGCCTTCATTCCTTCATCtcctctgcatgtggcatggaGAGGTGGGGGTACAGTGGACCATCAGAGAAACTGCTTAGACAAAGGGTCTTTAAACAAGTGCTCAAAACATGCATGCAGCACAGTGAGGATGGACAACTCAGCTGAAGGAGGATGGCTATATGCTGTAACAGTAGGCACATTATTAAAATAACACTTCAACAATTATAAATTGCTTATATCTGTGCTATCATATTGCTTCAGTTTAAAACTCATACAATTTCAAACTTACATGGTTTTTATTTCCCACACAAAGGCTCGACTTCTGGGAAGGAGAAAGGAGGCTTAAGCCACATTCTTTATTCAAGTTATTCACTTGTGGACCATTTGTTTGAAGCAAATTCATTAGTTTGCATTTTGCATCACTGCAAAAGGAGTTTACATTCTAGAAGacagaacaaacaaaaacacaagatggctgcatgttttaaaatgtaaaatgcaacATCTTAGCATTTACTATTGAAAACAGAAATGCTAAGCAGACCCTTCTGGTATTCCTTGCTTAAATCCTGGCTAGCAAATGATTGCAACattattaattacattttaaagtgttgatatagtattttttaaagaaatgaaatattGGTAAGAGGCAGTAAATGTATTAAGATGCAAAAAACTGATGAGCCCATTTAGTCTCTGTAAATGGGAAAGgctgtttttaaaaatttgtttttcTCATGCACCAAATCAGTTAAAATGGTGACACCCAACTCAAATGAgctggcaggccagatacagGCTTCTCACAGGTTGGATGACCGACCTCTGGGTCTGACCTGCAGGGCTTCTCATCGCAGCTTACAGATGTTGCAAACATCGCAGCAACTGAAGGTGTGCTGCCAATTTGTATGCTGGATGGGGACTGGAAACTACAAGTTAGGCAGCTGGTAAGGGGCAGGGCAGTTTGGGTGCTGCAGATTACAAAGCCATGGTAAGAAGTCCCCTGGGT
This genomic window contains:
- the N4BP2L1 gene encoding NEDD4-binding protein 2-like 1 isoform X2; amino-acid sequence: MLQTGGGQPARESHAWCRQLIGVAHGRSGRQLKHEFSSAVILSTDDFFTEDGIYQFDHRLLEEAHTWNQKRARKAMENRRSPVIIDNTNIRAWEMKPYVIMALENGYEVTFREPETQWKFDVQKLARRNTHQVPREKIQRMKEQYEHGVTVETVLQSEQPRRDVGNSSGPNAALSAGAYSNSHPAFSNRRAYDTHTSQRSYNRRGGFHNVF
- the N4BP2L1 gene encoding NEDD4-binding protein 2-like 1 isoform X3 — its product is MSTKLLSTVKIQLKHEFSSAVILSTDDFFTEDGIYQFDHRLLEEAHTWNQKRARKAMENRRSPVIIDNTNIRAWEMKPYVIMALENGYEVTFREPETQWKFDVQKLARRNTHQVPREKIQRMKEQYEHGVTVETVLQSEQPRRDVGNSSGPNAALSAGAYSNSHPAFSNRRAYDTHTSQRSYNRRGGFHNVF